AAATAAGAGACATCCATGGAATACAAATctcaaaaaagtataaaaattacaagaataaaaagtgtagattatttaaacaaGGCAAATTAGttgcttttttttacatttctaatggtgtacaaatattttgcagccagtttaaaTGTCATTACCTCTCTGAGTAAatagaaaaaagtttttttcgAGTCGATTAGATCAAagaatttattatatattgtttctCTCGCTTGCGGATGTGCACGCGCTGTCATCTGCAAAGCCAAGCGAAAGTAAATCATGCTTAAAATAACAAtgtaatgcaaaaacacatacaattaaCGATGGTTTAGAAAGAAAAACCAAAAGTCGAATcccggacattttaggagatttagaaaccccGGATAGATCCATTTTACGTCCCAAAAAAGGCACATCTCTGTGGGTCTCTGCAGAGCACGTGAGATTGTCTATGGGAGTGATGACAGTTCTGGTGCACACACAATGAAAAGTGGGAAACGTGTAGGGCAAGAGGAGATTTTTTCACTGGTTAATCGATCGCAGATGTTTGGCTATTGGGCGGatataaaaaaagtgttaaaggatgataataatcaaaaataaatgtcaCCAAATATACTTTGGCGTTAATATACAGTACCTGGGCAGCCCAcctaagtaaagtctatgtgtggaaagcactgtattatatattatgcatatcatacttttttgtgtgtgctatggaattttatttatgaaatatatgtattttaagtTAAAGAGCATCTGTTAGCAGATTATAAATTTAAGGGAACTTCACGTGTTCCTCCGTCCAAATGAACAGGTTATTCTAAGCTGACATGTTTTGGCCTGCAAATCATGTCCTTTGATCACATGTAAACCAGCCTCTGTGTTTGATCCTGGGTTTGTCATGCTCTCTGTAATCTCGTGAGTCTATTTCAGGTTTTCCAAGCAGATTAGCCAAAGCATGTGCGTCCGGTTTCACCTCACATGGTACGGGCAATGACTTCACCCATTATACTGTCAAAAGTACTCTTCCAAGATGGCTGGCGACACTGATCCCAAACCAGACTGGAAAGCAAAGacagccctgtcatttttaactaCAGGCAGGCTTTATTATATCAGACATTAATGCATGCGACTACATGcctttacattgttttgtttattcgCCAGATTGTCCTGATCAAAAAGGCTCAAGGCCATGCAAAATTGTGTTATCTGGATCAGTGCTGAAGTGCTTCCATTTGAGTAACATCCTCACTTGAGATTAGATTTAGTCTCTCTCTCTTCCTGCGAGGTTTCAACACGACTTGTGCTACAGAGTGTGCATGTGAGTTGTTCTGTGCAAGTGTGTGTAGTAATCTGTTCTGGCTAACAGGATTTAAAGGTCAACAGTTGTGTTTTTCTTAAAGGCCACGTAAGAGCCACATTTGAAAATCTTTCAATATGCACATGGTTTGAATATGACACACTTTAGGCTTTTGGAAAGTCATTATTTCCTATTCTTCTGTCTCTCCAGTGGCAAAACACCTTCtccattcagttttttacttATTCGTGTGACAATTTTTGTGTTTCTTTGCCACTTTTCCACCCTCCTCCGTGGAATAATATGACTTGAATCAGAAACTCCGACAACTTCCATTTCATCTTGGTTCTTTCTTCTTGCTCATTCTTGACACTTCTCTCACTGCTTGTTTTAGAATTTGAAAAATCCTCCCAAGGTATCACAGTCTGTGCGTTATATAAAACATAAAGCTTTTATATACCCAAAATCTAATCCTTTGTTTGAAAAGGAACATTTGGCTCATGTCTTGCAGGAAAAGTTACAGGTTCAATGCAAGTTGAGCTCAAATGACAGCACGGCCTGTTTGACTTGTGGCtttaaatttttacttttactgatttttttatttgcttatttcaacaattgttaaacttaaaggggtggtccactacgatatcatagtttaaactttagttgatgtgtaatgtagctgtgagAACATAAACAACACCTatgaatgtaagacgctcaaagttcaatgcaaagggagacattggcttttacagagttagcttagcaaagcctacaacgaattaatttggggactacaaaacaATAGATCctggctagtgagatcacaagcgATTCAGGTTAAATGCATTCACCATGTGCGTACACCCTGCGCAGtgaaggggtgtggccagaggggctgtaatgttatagcagggaaagctaaaatgccgtccaaatgctgctatttctacAGAGCTTCCTCTGTTTTTGTATTTGAACTTCCAAAGGACACaccacaaagagagaagtgcttacagtttaattttaattatgttccagagaattgtAAAAACGacatagctagcatttgacaaaggacagcttccagaaactctaccagttcagtgctggatttggcttaAAACTCCTGCCACTGaaaaagctgtggattgtgagccacaacctgaaagtgtttttatttgttaaaattgatacACTACAggcacagtttctagcgttaatggtatgttgtagtgaaacaaggatgtaaacaaagggaaatgctgtttggcacctctaacaatttagctacaaattcatatttatcagtcaaaccgctgtaaacgcCCACAATCTTCAACAGTATCTCTCTATGCTTTctgtgcattctacatctcaaataacaaactcgcaaaagatatgtaaatgtttcatattacttacatattcttattttgaatatatgtgaaacgcatttgtcagattttatattagagagcaggcgtgaggttcattCTGATTCAGCTactgtttacacagcgcaaaaccgtgtgcttgtaggggcgtgacgtggtgatgtggagccgatctgtgaatcacagcacattatgttagctgaccaatcagagcctcttggggGCGGGCCTTTAGGAGGAACTAGGAGGTATGACAGTTGTTTTAATGTTAGTTGATTAGCTGTATCTAATCAAGTAGGATGTATGAAAAAATAACCTGATTTTTTATAAATgaagcataagcacacattgctttgcatcttataaacacaaccaagccttaaaaatacactgtggaccacccctttacaggaatagttcacccaaaaataaagtttcctcatcatttaaaacaaaaaaaacacaaagccaTTGACATCTAAAGGAACAAAAATATACTATGAAagccaatggctgttttttcctaAATTAttctgtgtatttttatttgtgtttaactaTAGAAAGAAATTCAAAAGGTTTTGAATAAGTGGaggataaataaatgatgacagaattgaacattttggggtgaactatattCTTTTAACTCCTTTTGAACCTGAAAAACTGTAATTGGCAGTTCTGTGCTTGGTTGCACATATCCTATTAGCTAATAAACTATATAACATTGTCATTTTATGGCTAAGAAGATAGAAATTGTTGGACAAATCAGGTGTGATGTCTTTTCCATGTGGTATAGTGTTGACAGTTTCACAACAGCCCCGCAGAGAACTGGACCAGGGAATAGATTTCACACTAttggttttctttctttctttcttttttatggtTGGCCATCTGCCTTAGGCTTTGAGTCACTTGCCAGCCACCTGATGTGTCATCCCTCCCCACAGTGTCCCCCACCCCATTCATTCCATGCATACAGTCACAAACAGACCAgtgtggatttgggaaacggtGGTTGTTTAACGATGGAGCAAAAgttacttttataaggggtttaaacacagttgtgtggcaacagtctgtgaatataaccagtttctaatagtaaaaaaaattataatttgagggtaaataaataaacaaatttttttggggtgaactatccctttaaagtcttAAGTTACTATATTGGGAAGCTGTTAAATGCTTGCTTTTTATTGATTGACAGACTTTTGTGCAAAAAATACAGTGCTAAAATGGTCATTCCAATGATTTTAGCTGCATGTTTTTGTCAAAAATTGTTCTTTTTCCgatgtaaacgtagtcacaaAACGCATGCCAGCTGCAGTACAAAACTGATTCTTAACTGTACGTTGCTTGTTAGCATGTGACTTAATAATGGCACTGTTTTGAAGCAGTTCTACTTATGCCACTGAATACTGTTGAAACTTAAGATGCACTCAATCAATaaatcagtctctctctctctctctctctctctctctctctctctctctctctcattatctTCATCTGATCTCTATATCTAATGAAGGTGGAatgaggcagagaagcagctccaCAGGAGATTCAAGTcacatgaataaatgtaaaatttaattgAGAAGGTGTGTTGCCGCTGGAGAGGAAAGAGCAAAGGGAATCAGTGATCAAAAATCTTTGAAAGTCCACCAATTTGAATGGCTCAATTCTctgaaaattacatttttttagttaGCTATAGAGGCTAGGGATGAGATAAATGAGAAATTAGTCATACAGGCAAGTGTTTTATGAACAAAAGCTGACAAATGGTTTAAGATAAAACATCTAAACAATGTTTTTAGattaaatatattgaataatttGACCTTAGGCTGTTGAATTGTTGGAAAAAATGATGAACACTAATGCATCACATCTTCAGTGTGCTTCATTTTCTAATAAATCTaatacaattctaatttattaataacttatGTCTAATTTTATTGCTATAATTTTATGTGTcttaaaaatgaccaataaaatacCAAAACATTtgctatttagtttttttattgttaacttTAATTGTCGATTAAACTGAAACACAATCAATgatgtgttttcttaaaaaaaaaagaaaaaaaagcgaaataatctgccagtgcGGTACACAAAATATAATGCTTTTAGATTATTTTACTCAGCCCACTGGTAGATTATTTGAACtcttataattttgacttgttTCTTTCTGAAAAGAATGCAAAAAAAttgtacttgtctagaaaatgcttcttgatttaagaatgtttcgATTTTTGGGCTACAGAAACAAAAAAACTCTTGTAGGAAAGCAttttttgctgtgaaaatgtgCAATTCTGACTTGGTTGTACGTTCTATTCATAAACCTTCATAATTGGAttataacactttttaaaaaatgtcaccaTGTTTTAATGATGGATCTTAATAACTTAGCCTGGTTATGAAAcaatggtagaaaaaaaaaacctttataaaaTGTACTCTTTTTCTGACAatcctctgtaaaccctagagatggttgtgcatgaaaatcccagtagatcagcagtttctgaaatactcagaccagcccccCTGGCACTAATAACCacgccatgttcaaagtcacttaaatcacctttctccccctttctgatgctcggtttaaactggagcagatcgtcttgaccatgtctacatgtctaaatgcattgagttgctgccacgtgattggctgattagaaattttcgttaacaagcagttggacagatatacctaataaagtggccggtgagtgtatgtatgatTCTAACATAATACTCATGTGAAAACAAATATATGTATTGTCAGTATCTGGATGAACATAATCATCTCGAACTTTCATCTTGTAGACACACAATTTTACATGTTTCCTTATGTTTTTGGCTAGAAACAAGAAGTCCTGAAAGACAGCTCTTCCTAGTTCTTCAACTCCAACACTTCATTTCCATCTAAAAGATCCACTCCGGCCTCCTCTGTCTGCTTGTTCAGTTCCCATAGCTACAGCTCCGTCTGTTTGATCACTTTATATAATGTGTACagacgtgtgtgtctgtgtgcctTCCATCGTCATGGAGCtctgtccgcctgtctgtttGATTAGGATGTTTGCTTTGTTTATCTTTAGCTTTATTTCTGATTTCTAGCTCGCATTTCTCTAAATGACTTCTCTAGTTTGGTTAACCTACGGGACGGTGTGTCCATGTGAGTTTATGAGTAATGGCTTGTCATGCTGAGGAGCCAAATATTTGCTCTCCACAGATTTAgatattcattatttattcttGGTTTAATCATATTGTGTGACTTTAGATTGCATGTTTGTGTATTATTTTACCTGTCGGTCTGGTAATCTCACAGACAAAGCTGTATCTCTGTACTCTCTTGTGCAAAAAATAGCCAAGATGGTTAAAAAGAGGCAGGAATGACTGCGGGATATTATGGTAGATGGTCCTCTTTGTGGCAGCAggcttttattgttttgtttgtggcTGAGTGTGTTTTTCTTTGAGCTTGGAAGGCCTGGCTCATTCCTGCAGTGTCCGCCACGTGCCATCCTCTCCCTGATGTTTTGAAAGCAGTGGTATTTTTAGATGTGAAGGTGTTTTGAGTGTGCGTGCGTGACGGAGAGACAGCCACTAGGCACCCTGTCCATTAAAAGCAAGCTCTCGGTGTATAAAGACAGCAATGTCACCACTGAGAATTGCATTTGTGTGTCGTGTTTAATGCAAAGGAGTGAGTGCATGTGCATAAATGAACGGCTGAATATTATtcgttttaagaaaaaaaatatgtgtaCTTGTTTTAGGGTTGCACAAcgtatcatttcagcatcgatatcacaatgtgatcatttgcaatagtcacatcgcagcataagcaatgttgagtttgtattataattcatcatttgcatgtgtttttgatgcctgtgattgtattatgagtttaaaaacattcaggtataagaaattgtaccatttgtgaccttaactatGATTAATTCTAttgaattacttttattttgatcattcagttactgtacgtgaatactgttagactaggGAAAtgataaaatacagaaaaagagaaaatatccagtgagtggcagttctgtgggtgcaaatgccttgacaatgagttcaccgtattcaaatggcctccacagtcaccagactcaatccaatagagcacctttgtaaTGTGGTGGACCGAAAgagtcgcatcatggatgtgcagccgacatatCAGCAgcgactgtgtgatgctatcaagtcaatatggaccaaaacctctgaggaatatttatagtaccttgttgaatctatcccatgaaggattaaggcaggtctgaaggctaaagggggtccaactcagtACCAGTacggtgtatctaataaagtggccagtgagtgtatttttaGGGCAAAATACAGACTTTTGAGTCAAAATATACAGCTATAGACATAACATTAGGGATTAAAGATTCTTTATTTGTCTGGGTTTGTTAGTTGTGGGTTATAAATCTTTTGAGCAAAGTCAATTCTTATTATTAGTTCTGTTTTCACAGTGTACAAAGGAGTGATTATTGATTTCAAATCAGTCAAAACcatttaaacacacacttaaactttaaaatattttattgcaattcACAGTAGTTTTCAATAGAAATTCACAGAAGGACAAATAATTTATGTAATACTGTTATGTAGAGGgtttctgtggggtcttaaaaagtattaaatctcaaaatccaaatattaggccttaaaaagttctAGATTTACTGTAATACTGTGTTgttggtcttaaatctttttaaacaggtcttaattttcctttgttcgtgtattgctacccaatctgtccaaaacccatacaatcaccaacaatccatctcaatgaaacgttaaactttttatttaaaaaagtaatgtttaactctatttatcataatggtttaattattttccttacaataacatttgtttctccatgtactgctgaggacaccgacctggacagattgttgtccatagatttagtttaatatagtttttaaatcttttaaaacatttgttagttttattattattttaaagaagtttatgttggggaaaaaactgtatggatacaagtagagcttgcttgtttttacacaatactttaaatatttagctaagaattgaaatctaaaatattttaattgtttattattaatgtattattagtattaaattatagttatatatattttgataggTCAAATAAATATCTTTTCCATCTGCGtaatttgaaaaattattttgtctttagtacttaatgagtctaaaatttaattccaaatggtcttaaaatgtcttaaaaaggtGAAACCTGCATGAAAAAAGTAAGAAGTCAGTGTACAATCAGTAACTGgtcacataataaataaaaacaagacatGATGTTGATTTTATAATCCTTTAATAATTCACCAGTATATAAGACACACACATGACATATATAGTGCATTTGCATacgtgtataataataatataatgacaatacattcaaaacattcatGACATATTAATTAATCAACAAAGGCACTCATATGTAAGTTGCCCTGCATTATTACAGAAGTTGACAAGgcaacaatacaatacaaagagCAATCCAATGCAGCAGTCCTCAGGTGTGCTAGGGTTGCTGAGTTGTTTCTCCTGTCTTACTCCATGACCTGAAACATAAATCAGTGTTATTTGTCTAAAAGATTAAAAGattagttcacccacaaataaaAATCCTGTTTTTAATCACTCATTCCAATCCCCTAAGACTTCTTCTCCTCTTCGGTAGCTTTTTTTTAGGTGCACAAATATGTTCTTGGACCTTGGTATGATTACAGTTAATGTCACATGCAATGTTTGTagtcttttctggactttgaacaccTCGGACTGTTCCTGTCTAAGAAGGATGCTTCTTCAAACTTTTTTATGAAAAACCAGTCTTGATTGAGCGTGTTGGACCAAAGTATACCAAActcattacattaaagttgccattggTGATTTCATAAGtttttcaacatttaaacaaaactagaGAGCATTGATTtaaattaactaatgcagtatatattcatacagtaaaaacaatcctatttataacagaatggagttacactagtcaagctgcacctgtTTTTAGCCTTGATGTGCATCGCCGATGTGTTCCTCTATTTATTGAGGgactatttataattattataacatttaatcGAATGATTTACTTTCAGTTTTTGTTATCATTCTCagtctcttctcagatgggatggtaggCCAAATCAAAGGGCAAATCAAGTTAccaagggccaactttggcctgcggactctagtttggacacctctgcttAAGATGATCAACAAAAATGAAAGCCATTTAGCTAAAGGCTTTATACCTTAAACCAGTTATGGAGATGCATCTCCTGCAGAGCGAGTCTCTCATctgggtctggctgcagacaaCCGCAGATCATCTGGCAGCATTCTGTGCAGAAAGAAGAATGGGGTGTTTAAGGGTAATAGTTTATAGACCTTATTCTACAATGCCGAAGTGCACCAgtacttccgattcagttgcctatgggagaaatgactaggaataataaacagtcaAACTgctcgctctacaaacaagtgtgttcatgactgtacataaaaagtagaatgaTATAATAAGACAATGTCGGTGTGCAACATTAACCAGCATAGCAAGCAGTTTTTACACATCTtaaaatctgattacattacattatcagATAGATTACAATGGTTGCGCACGCTTGTACGTCAAAAATAGTTATAAGACCTGCTCTCTTTACACTTTGATGAAGCTCTCACCTTTTGACAGGTCAGTTCTAGTCCAAAGATAGTCCCTTATCAAGGAGTGGTCGGAGACAGTGGGTAAAGCCCAACACATCATTGCGAACAGGACGATCCCTAGAGACCAAACAGTCGCCGGCTGTGCATGGTACCTGCCATACAATTCGTACTCCGGAGGGAAGTATTCTCTTGTGcctagaaaaaaaatatcatccAATGGTTTATACATTTAAACCGAATCTTTAGTATGTTATTTTTATGACAACAAAGTTCATAACACTTACCACAGAAGACTTTGTAGCCTGATTCCTTTGCGATCGCACCACAGCCGAAGTCTATTAGCTTTACCTCCAAAGTGTCTGGATTCACCAGGAGGTTTTCAAGTTTTATATCCCGATGGAAGACACCGCGATTAAAGCAAACGCTCACAGCATGAATGGCCTGCCGCATTATATGGCGTCCCGTCTTCTCATCAAGAGGTCCGTTGTTGTGGTTTAAGAAGCAAAACAAGTCCATACAAGGTATGGGTCGCTCCATGATTATAACGTAGTGGTCATCGTTGTCCTCCCAGTCTAGGAGTTTGATAATCTCGGGGACGTAGGGACCATTGTTGGCCATGATTGTCAGGGCAATTTCTGTAGGGAGGGGTTTGTCATAACCAGGCTAAAGGAGAGAAATTATGACAATTAGATGGTTTCCTAAAGCTCTCTTAATGAAAACTCAATTGTAATCTGACATTAACAGACATATAAGGCTCTGAAACAATCTAATCAAGTGTATTTATCCAAATACTGTTGTAAATGGAGTCTTTAGCttatctactgttttttttttttcttcagatgtTTTATGTAGTAGGCCAATAGTTTCACAAAACCATTTTGTTTTCAATTCTGTTTTAATTTCTACATGAAAAAGTCTAGTTTAGATGTAAGCTGCTCGTTCTTCATGTGTGCTGTCATCTTTGTTTAGATCATGATGCAATTACAGTGGTTACCTCTAATTTTAAATGgaaagcacaaaacaaaacaaaacaaaagccttaCTTTACTTGCTTACGTACTTACTAAAAAGACATGTTTCGTTTACTATATAACGTCTTCAATCCCATTTTGTCCCATCCTAAGAAAATCAAATctagaatcaaatcaaatcatgacATTGAATTGTATCTGGACCACTCACCACTGTGATTTCCTTCATCTTCGATGACTTTACAGTACATTTCACAGCAACCTGATCAACAAAGCAAATAATTAGCAGTTAGCATGTGGTAGAAGGTTTAAACAAAGTAATgatacagcaatgttttgttagtgAAAGCACCTTAAGTCCATCCCTGCGGCGTGTGGCTTTGTAGACAGAGCCGAATCCACCTTTGCCCAGCTTGTCACCAATTTTGTAATGCCTTAAAATGATgtctgttaaaaaataaacaactgtaGTCAGTATGATGTACGATGTACAGTACACAGTATGATGTACAATTTTatatacatcatatatatatatatatatatatatatatatatatatatatatatatatatatatatatatatatatttttttttttatattatatttatatatatatatatatatatatatatatgttttatttattttttattcacgtttgtaatactaataataattcctATCTTACCATCTTCTGTGTCGTCCTCCTCTAGCTGCTCAGCAGCAGGGACATGGTCCTCTAAAGCAGAAGCTGTAATatgaacatatacatatataactataggtaatatatttgtacatattacatatttgcttattttttactACTTATTTTTGTACATATGTACGTATTTGTAATGCAAATggttaaaaaacatatataaatggcCATCATTTAACATATATGACACATTTTATATgcgaaatccaaatatgaacttgtatgtcatatttGTAATTTGCATAGATTTTCATAGATCACATTTCTATAGAGCATATTTATAgagcattttgagggatgtaaacattaACAGTGGTTCTAACATatatcctgttttacatttttaatttccacagCTTCCGAGAATACAGAAatttccacatattgataaatattgctgtgatagctgttttaacgttAAGTTATGATTGGATTTGCTTTTTGTTAAGGTTATGAAAAAGTTTGACATCAAGCAGGAattgttcatgggccaatgacattaatacattaaaatggtATACACAAGACCAGTTATAAATTATTACTTGATTAGATATTTGGCTATTAAACAATCCTTGTATCATAATCACTTGTGAGTGTGATTTTACCTCTACTAGACTTCGAAGTGAAGAGACAAGTGACTCTCTTCCAGAAgccctttttttcctttttcgcTTCAGGAACCTCATTAGGCCCAATGGGTGTTTCAATGGGCTGAcaaaaaactttttgttttaacaGGGCTTCATGGTATTCCTTCGTGGCCTGGACGAGGTCGTATGTTCTAGTCTTGCAAAGGAAGTCTGGCCACTTCCAGAAGCCCTTTTTTTCCTTTCTCGCTTCAGGAACCTCATCAGGCCCAACAGGTGTTTCAATGGGCTGACAGGAAACTTTTTGTTTTAACATGGCTTCATGGTAGTCCTTCGTGGCTTGGATGAGGTCGTATGTTCTAGTTTTGCGATGGAAGACTGGCCACTTCCAGAAGCCCTTTTTTGCCTTTCTCACTTCAGTAACCTCATCAGGCCCAACTGGTATTTCAATGGGCTGACTAGAAACTTTCTGCTTCAACATGGCTCCATGGTAGTCCTTCGTGGCCTGGACGAGGTCGTATGTTCTAGTCTTGCAAAGGAAGTCTGGCCACTTCCAGAAGCCCTTTTTTACCTTTCTCACTTCAGGAACTTCATCAGGCCCAACAGGTGTTTCACTGGGCTGACAAGACACTGTCAGTGAACTGTGCTCAAACTCCATGATGACAAATGTTTTCTGATAACAAACTGTAATAGTAAACCGATCAATCTGCAACTCGAAATGCCAAAACTACAACTCACAAAAGCAAGTAGTAGAATGTCAGGCGATGATGTCATCCAGGCGCATTCTAAGAATTCTAATATGGAATGCTTTGGgctgttgttatttttcaaatgttttaatttgtgcaAGTTTGAAATGAATGGGATCCTttgctgttttgtgtttataGTGGTTTGTAATTGCAGCACAGGGTTGCTTACAGGCTAAAATTATTAAGAAACTTGCATGGAGGAGTACATTAGATGTCAATATTTTGCCAATTGTATTGTATTGGGTCAATATTTGATGGCAGCTTCATACACATGCTGCTATttgtgttgttattaatgttaaaagAAGACTTGTAAGCATAACAAGTATACATACATATGAATGTATACGTCCCTtaatttgtatatacatttttaatgaggTCCAAATTATCAAGAAtagaatacatacatacatacatacatacatgcatacatatatacatacatgcatgcatatttatttatttatctgtttaataaaatttttCCTGTACAAGAGATATTTTACTGTTCATGTCCTTTTGATTTTAAAaggacttcattcattcatttattcattcattcatttattcctgtattcattccttccttcattcattcattccttcctatcttcattcattcattcattcattcattcattcattcattcattcatttatttattcctgtattcattcatttattcatttattcctgtattcattcattcattcattcatttattcattcattcttctgtaaatgtttatttactattcataaatacaaatttataat
The Danio rerio strain Tuebingen ecotype United States chromosome 4, GRCz12tu, whole genome shotgun sequence genome window above contains:
- the LOC137490084 gene encoding serine/threonine-protein kinase pim-2-like isoform X1; translated protein: MEFEHSSLTVSCQPSETPVGPDEVPEVRKVKKGFWKWPDFLCKTRTYDLVQATKDYHGAMLKQKVSSQPIEIPVGPDEVTEVRKAKKGFWKWPVFHRKTRTYDLIQATKDYHEAMLKQKVSCQPIETPVGPDEVPEARKEKKGFWKWPDFLCKTRTYDLVQATKEYHEALLKQKVFCQPIETPIGPNEVPEAKKEKKGFWKRVTCLFTSKSSRASALEDHVPAAEQLEEDDTEDDIILRHYKIGDKLGKGGFGSVYKATRRRDGLKVAVKCTVKSSKMKEITVPGYDKPLPTEIALTIMANNGPYVPEIIKLLDWEDNDDHYVIIMERPIPCMDLFCFLNHNNGPLDEKTGRHIMRQAIHAVSVCFNRGVFHRDIKLENLLVNPDTLEVKLIDFGCGAIAKESGYKVFCGTREYFPPEYELYGRYHAQPATVWSLGIVLFAMMCWALPTVSDHSLIRDYLWTRTDLSKECCQMICGCLQPDPDERLALQEMHLHNWFKVME
- the LOC137490084 gene encoding serine/threonine-protein kinase pim-2-like isoform X2 yields the protein MEFEHSSLTVSCQPSETPVGPDEVPEVRKVKKGFWKWPDFLCKTRTYDLVQATKDYHGAMLKQKVSSQPIEIPVGPDEVTEVRKAKKGFWKWPVFHRKTRTYDLIQATKDYHEAMLKQKVSCQPIETPVGPDEVPEARKEKKGFWKWPDFLCKTRTYDLVQATKEYHEALLKQKVFCQPIETPIGPNEVPEAKKEKKGFWKRVTCLFTSKSSRASALEDHVPAAEQLEEDDTEDDIILRHYKIGDKLGKGGFGSVYKATRRRDGLKVAVKCTVKSSKMKEITVPGYDKPLPTEIALTIMANNGPYVPEIIKLLDWEDNDDHYVIIMERPIPCMDLFCFLNHNNGPLDEKTGRHIMRQAIHAVSVCFNRGVFHRDIKLENLLVNPDTLEVKLIDFGCGAIAKESGYKVFCGTREYFPPEYELYGRYHAQPATVWSLGIVLFAMMCWALPTVSDHSLIRDYLWTRTDLSKECCQMICGCLQPDPDERLALQEMHLHNWFKV